A single region of the Cetobacterium somerae ATCC BAA-474 genome encodes:
- a CDS encoding YaaA family protein — MKLFFSPSKGMQYKTFKYSEESGIIDIPFKEKTDFLISVLKNFSQEEISTKLKIKGKILDDVLNIYSNFYNQEEREAISLYDGVSYKQLDLEKFSRESYKYMRDNVFIFSALYGVLNACTPIRPYRLDMTNKILEISPYDFWREDIEKYLLQFKDETFINIASNEFSKILNRKVFNVIDIEFRQCDGDKIKNISTEAKKARGALLNYLIENKIACVEEIKNFNNLGYTFSLELSSEKTIFFIKK; from the coding sequence ATGAAATTGTTTTTTTCCCCAAGTAAAGGAATGCAATATAAAACTTTTAAATATTCTGAGGAAAGTGGTATTATAGATATTCCATTTAAAGAGAAGACAGATTTTTTAATATCAGTTTTAAAAAATTTTTCTCAAGAGGAGATTTCAACTAAATTAAAAATAAAAGGTAAAATATTAGATGATGTTTTAAACATATATAGTAATTTTTATAATCAAGAGGAGAGAGAGGCAATATCTCTTTATGATGGTGTTAGTTATAAGCAACTGGATTTGGAAAAATTTTCTAGAGAAAGCTATAAATATATGAGAGATAATGTTTTTATTTTTTCAGCTTTGTATGGAGTATTAAATGCTTGCACTCCAATAAGACCATATCGTTTAGATATGACAAATAAAATACTTGAAATATCTCCATATGATTTTTGGAGAGAGGATATAGAAAAGTATTTACTACAGTTTAAAGATGAAACTTTTATAAATATTGCATCAAATGAATTTTCTAAAATTTTAAATAGAAAAGTTTTTAATGTGATAGATATTGAGTTTAGACAATGTGATGGAGATAAAATAAAAAATATTAGTACAGAAGCTAAAAAAGCTAGAGGAGCTTTACTTAATTATCTTATTGAAAATAAAATAGCATGCGTAGAAGAGATTAAAAATTTTAATAACCTTGGTTATACATTCTCTTTAGAACTGTCTTCTGAAAAAACTATTTTCTTCATAAAAAAATAG
- a CDS encoding phytoene desaturase family protein translates to MEKKKIIIVGAGPGGLAAGLLLSSKGYSVKIYEKKTYVGGRNSSFNLGDYKFDLGPTFFLMPQVLEDIFIEAGERLDEQVNLIEINPMYRLKFYGLDDFNPYSYNKKFLMYGEMEKIFPYSSKAYDEYMNREAKKFSKLEPCLKVPYLSLVDYLKPNFLKALPYLDAHKSIYDVLGNYYKEEELKLSFTFQAKYIGMSPWVAPGTFSMISYLEHKYGVFHVEGGLNRVSKVISELIIKKGGEIFLDTPVKEILFKDKKAIGVKLDNGNIIESDSVIINADFSTAMKKLIPEDLRNKYSNKNLEKKKYSCSTFMLYIGVDKIYKNIPHHNIIFAKDYKKNVKKISENKSVGGDFSFYVQNPSVTDSTLAPNGKSSVYVLVPVANNSSKIDWELEKDDFTQLLLDKLEKIGEFKGIRDHIEELKIITPNDWEIEYDVYKGAVFNLSHNIMQMLWFRPHNELEGYKNLFLVGGGTHPGSGLPTIYGSAKIVADLIDKK, encoded by the coding sequence ATGGAAAAGAAAAAAATTATAATAGTAGGAGCTGGTCCAGGAGGATTAGCAGCAGGATTACTTTTATCTAGTAAAGGATACTCTGTTAAAATTTATGAAAAAAAAACTTATGTAGGAGGAAGGAATTCATCCTTTAATTTAGGAGATTATAAATTTGATTTAGGTCCAACATTTTTTCTAATGCCACAAGTTTTAGAGGATATATTTATTGAGGCTGGAGAAAGATTAGATGAACAGGTGAATCTAATTGAAATAAATCCAATGTATAGATTAAAATTCTATGGACTAGATGATTTTAATCCATATTCATACAATAAAAAATTTCTTATGTATGGAGAGATGGAGAAAATATTTCCCTACAGTTCAAAAGCTTATGATGAATATATGAATAGAGAAGCTAAAAAATTTTCAAAATTAGAGCCTTGTTTAAAAGTCCCCTACCTTTCTTTAGTTGATTATTTAAAACCTAATTTTTTAAAAGCTCTTCCGTATTTAGATGCTCATAAATCAATATATGATGTTTTGGGGAACTATTATAAAGAAGAGGAGTTAAAATTATCTTTTACTTTTCAAGCTAAATATATTGGTATGTCTCCGTGGGTTGCTCCTGGAACTTTTTCTATGATTTCATATCTTGAACATAAATATGGAGTTTTTCATGTTGAAGGTGGATTAAATAGAGTTTCTAAAGTAATAAGTGAACTTATTATAAAAAAAGGAGGCGAAATATTTTTAGATACTCCAGTTAAAGAGATTTTATTTAAAGATAAAAAAGCTATTGGTGTTAAATTAGATAATGGTAATATAATCGAGAGTGATTCTGTAATAATAAATGCTGATTTTTCAACAGCAATGAAAAAGTTAATTCCAGAAGACCTAAGAAATAAATATTCTAATAAAAATTTAGAAAAGAAAAAATATTCATGTTCAACGTTTATGCTATATATAGGAGTAGATAAAATATACAAAAACATTCCTCACCACAACATAATTTTTGCAAAAGATTATAAAAAAAATGTTAAAAAAATATCTGAAAATAAATCTGTTGGTGGAGATTTTTCTTTCTATGTTCAAAATCCCTCAGTTACAGATTCAACACTAGCACCTAACGGAAAATCTTCAGTTTATGTTTTAGTTCCTGTAGCTAATAATAGTTCTAAAATAGATTGGGAATTAGAAAAGGATGATTTTACTCAATTGCTATTAGATAAATTAGAGAAAATAGGAGAGTTTAAAGGAATAAGAGATCACATTGAGGAGTTAAAGATAATAACACCTAATGATTGGGAAATAGAGTATGATGTGTATAAAGGTGCTGTTTTTAATTTGTCGCATAATATAATGCAGATGTTGTGGTTTAGACCGCATAATGAATTGGAAGGATATAAAAATCTATTTTTAGTAGGTGGTGGTACTCACCCAGGAAGTGGACTTCCAACTATTTACGGTTCAGCCAAAATAGTAGCTGATTTAATAGATAAAAAATAG